The following coding sequences are from one Venturia canescens isolate UGA chromosome 5, ASM1945775v1, whole genome shotgun sequence window:
- the Sec16 gene encoding uncharacterized protein Sec16 isoform X7 has protein sequence MNNPYRARPSRSRPDPAAVLNYGVQNQNSWGSVPVTGPQSIPAQGGFQGQHQIGNQPKQSAGDPWDWGTDNADNGNDSWNWSVDQQAETQQQLPQQQQLPQQQQLSQQQPLQQHSQQFVPSYSSNMQTPPKPTQDNYYQNLNGNNRQMPMSQTHQIDGNIAQNIPSREPTPQQQQQPKQPDNYSIYSNYSANQQQPIPGRLGATKVSNPPSGNEHSQWLTTQQPQNQVTDNSDRQIPPFNPYFQTNPPNFDSKQLATSVPPQQPIPNNYNWNPEPTRTPQPSTNWQNHTEVPNTGYWNENPSNEPDNRFKSPPDTQWQPRNSQNSQPYAPNPPTNQWPQQNVNHDPEPINQRQLSRDSSINNTPPGPNMWNQAKGLTSSQSWQQMPVQSEVSSGQWSQQHSVDSTGNTTDAVSEEDMIPGRMSSKEWSQVKPPLAHFASSTASTTSGSIPNLSSSADPTDERKKSLATSVASSTSLNDSPTEGKAPISYQSPSTNWIRASETNSTSDNSENVLSRNKNHHENVDWNTDSDWGNSRPITDLSASVSQLSLGSDKSSQQQHEILHPDTTPSQSLAPEEMGPSAQAMGRTGQDNVPAQTPFETTPSEIPAHPPYPSNPSASMPESAIPQTSYDQWYNQNASQSQQQMGSSWYVNDRSRLPVQAQPQQQWNPDQNVENYENIQQSTEFVNLEVVTPVTQERDIYGSRDSINRETLENDQKPVVNMPKDNSTSLRDTRQEANNVEIPLIIQQSEQQPPENYEFASNDRNTFLETGELTDSHKEHESTPPSQDDENDEVPSDIPFLREVPGQSSSGDARRNRDDPTGQEQQIQSSPRVAPDPRRNDPTGQAQILPPRNIPERTERRDVPPGQERNSSGLPRSDNDTLERRNDPSGRERSLPPSQSRNDPSGEERVQSTQSVALETSELREVPGSGTAPEESSIPIDSTVRQIPGGASPNDTTQISDERNNARVVTGSTEVGLPVLSTSHQEQSTESRSKREEAVGASVGETPVGQPNRRDSYEDGDDEGSGNSRDGSRERRRDASPTERRRYDYDRKGPYYDRDREYDDDYYYDRRRGADYDRAYNSREDLDRRDASYREGDRRQNSRDDLDRHARDEPERRGRSKEDLDESDGRRRADDRRRGDRLDDPRRRDREPRDFDSRYSRMDPRDREYSERRRDERRPRRYDDYDPRDPPSRRDYYEDPYARSSRPSSRSSYNDRDRDYYMRARDPYYGYPAGYNGYDYGANYNANYFSYLENLRRTNPAAYSEWYHKYYANQHQPPVARTVGSTYQEDRASVHSGRSSCEDRTTTSEKRTLGDLSILEDSRIASRLTPTKFSTSHVIGSLSIGSLLHVHACYPADGDRAKVDVLRLDYHLMHDPIARELRAYPGPLIKQVGVTHKKTIIDYCESKIKKAAISDEPFDKASYILLYELMIMLIQQNGNVVGVDIAELLLQNKKEYPYSVTKESVRRESTISQRSGGTGGDEGSPGQEIVETVKQRKTVEQTTEEFRDTLLYGLVQEALEYAMAEGLWGHALFLASKLDKRTHALVMTRFANSLPAQDPLQTLYQLHSGRVPASVTCVSDPKWDDWRPHLAMIISNTSVNPEINRRSITTLGDTLAARGDIHAAHFCYILAQLDFGPYGSPGVKLVLIGSNHQRPYEEFVTPEAIMLTEIYEYARNLSEAGFTIVDLQTFKFESARKMVDYGLMEKALLYLEQIAVNIVNDPSKYKASFISDVYTLGDRIKYHDPVFKDSLDDAANLVWLNNLAEVLDRYQTGEIVQQDYKNLRVPDTLENYSSVEQEFRETVAQPRGIGRIDTNNYNEGPTSLMEVPNSEDQQAIWQPLSLPSNVQDQYTTVDQTSNYPLSNVDTRYNQPQQSDYWNQQNYGHQDYQAQDYNTDWQQQPTNQSQFQNEQTDIDSSQQQQPTWNYESEKEESPTTPEPAPTISMIPSSGKQYDPLKELEALDGPIEPAKTSSDNNQTVNKSSEKKNTNAGGSWFGGLFSKLTPKPKNQMILPDDNNPTIVWDPVAKKWTNKNENGNDAGSTSLAPPPKATDMGFRPSQPEAQIAPPQQQPQEQQQMPHLNTTLDQTTPNTTKMVTGSNMFKLPKGRNMRANYIDVMNPGGTKPTVTNASMPTPATSPIVPMATSSPQLFIPAPVNDPAAPVDFLTPAPVPGVPGNQGENNSQGSEMQNDVAK, from the exons ATGAAT AATCCGTACAGAGCACGTCCAAGCAGATCAAGACCAGATCCGGCCGCAGTACTGAATTATGGAGTACAGAATCAAAATTCATGGGGTTCAGTGCCGGTCACAGGGCCACAATCGATCCCAGCGCAGGGTGGTTTTCAAGGACAGCATCAGATAGGGAATCAGCCAAAGCAAAGCGCAGGCGATCCTTGGGACTGGGGGACAGATAATGCGGACAATGGAAACGATTCGTGGAATTGGAGCGTCGATCAGCAGGCTGAGACACAGCAGCAGTTACCGCAGCAACAACAATTGCCGCAACAACAGCAACTGTCCCAACAACAACCATTGCAGCAACATTCGCAGCAGTTTGTGCCTTCCTATTCCAGCAACATGCAAACTCCACCAAAACCTACGCAAGATAATTATTATCAGAATTTAAATGGGAATAACAGGCAAATGCCTATGAGTCAAACTCACCAAATTGATGGAAACATTGCACAAAATATTCCCAGTCGAGAGCCAACACcccaacagcaacagcagcctAAACAGCCAGATAATTATTCGATTTATTCGAATTACAGTGCGAATCAGCAACAACCGATTCCAGGACGTCTCGGTGCAACCAAAGTGAGCAATCCTCCGAGCGGAAATGAGCATTCCCAATGGTTAACAACTCAACAGCCTCAAAACCAGGTCACCGATAATTCCGACCGTCAAATTCCGCCTTTCAATCCCTACTTCCAAACAAACCCACCGAATTTCGATTCGAAACAGCTGGCAACCTCTGTTCCACCGCAACAGCCAATTCCCAACAATTACAACTGGAATCCTGAGCCCACCCGCACTCCTCAACCATCGACCAATTGGCAAAATCATACTGAAGTCCCTAACACCGGATACTGGAACGAGAATCCGAGCAACGAACCGGACAATCGTTTTAAAAGTCCACCAGACACGCAGTGGCAGCCTCGTAACTCGCAAAATTCACAACCCTATGCTCCTAACCCACCGACTAATCAATGGCCACAGCAGAACGTGAACCACGACCCCGAACCGATTAACCAGAGACAACTGTCCAGAGAT TCATCGATAAATAACACGCCTCCTGGACCAAACATGTGGAATCAAGCCAAAGGTTTGACGAGCTCACAATCTTGGCAGCAAATGCCTGTTCAGTCGGAGGTTTCGTCAGGACAATGGTCGCAGCAGCACAGCGTTGATTCAACCGGGAATACGACGGACGCAGTATCGGAGGAGGACATGATACCCGGTCGAATGTCTTCGAAAGAATGGTCGCAGGTGAAGCCGCCGCTTGCGCATTTTGCATCGTCGACAGCGTCGACGACTTCCGGTTCGATACCGAATTTGTCAAGCAGCGCCGATCCGACGgacgagcgaaaaaaatctttagcCACTTCGGTGGCGAGTTCGACCTCGTTGAACGACTCGCCGACCGAGGGCAAAGCACCGATTTCTTATCAGTCACCGAGTACCAATTGGATCAGGGCCTCTGAGACTAATTCGACGTCTGACAACTCTGAGAACGTGCTTTCTCGAAACAAGAATCATCATGAGAACGTGGATTGGAACACGGATTCCGATTGGGGAAATTCAAGACCAATTACCGATTTGTCTGCGAGCGTCAGCCAATTGAGTCTCGGAAGTGATAAATCTTCTCAGCAACAACATGAAATTCTTCATCCAGATACCACCCCGAGTCAATCCTTGGCCCCAGAAGAAATGGGACCGAGTGCTCAAGCAATGGGAAGGACTGGTCAAGATAATGTGCCAGCTCAAACACCTTTCGAAACAACGCCGTCAGAGATCCCGGCACATCCGCCCTATCCAAGCAACCCTAGTGCTAGTATGCCGGAAAGTGCAATTCCGCAGACAAGTTACGATCAATGGTACAATCAAAATGCATCGCAGTCTCAGCAACAAATGGGGAGCAGTTGGTACGTCAACGATCGTTCCCGGCTACCGGTACAAGCTCAACCCCAACAACAATGGAATCCTGATCAGAACGTCGAGAACTACGAAAACATTCAACAATCCACGGAGTTTGTTAATCTCGAAGTCGTAACGCCGGTTACGCAAGAGCGTGATATTTACGGTTCGAGGGATTCGATAAATCGGGAAACCCTAGAAAACGATCAGAAACCCGTGGTGAATATGCCGAAAGACAATTCGACGAGCTTACGCGACACACGACAGGAAGCTAACAACGTTGAAATTCCACTGATTATTCAACAGAGCGAACAGCAGCCACCGGAAAATTATGAATTCGCCTCCAACGATAGAAACACTTTTCTCGAGACCGGCGAACTCACCGATTCCCATAAGGAACACGAGTCAACTCCGCCGAGTCAGGACGACGAGAACGATGAAGTGCCCAGTGATATaccattcttacgggaagttcCTGGCCAATCGAGCTCCGGAGATGCTCGTAGAAATCGCGACGATCCCACTGGACAGGAACAGCAAATTCAATCCAGTCCGCGAGTCGCTCCCGATCCAAGAAGGAATGATCCCACCGGACAAGCCCAAATCTTGCCCCCGAGAAATATCCCCGAACGCACCGAACGCCGCGACGTTCCACCTGGGCAGGAAAGAAACTCCAGCGGTCTGCCTAGATCCGACAACGACACCCTCGAACGTCGCAACGATCCTTCTGGCCGCGAACGATCTTTGCCTCCTTCCCAATCTCGCAACGATCCCTCCGGCGAAGAACGCGTCCAATCGACACAATCCGTCGCACTCGAAACTAGCGAACTCCGAGAAGTCCCAGGAAGCGGTACCGCCCCCGAAGAATCATCCATTCCTATCGATAGCACCGTCAGACAAATTCCTGGTGGCGCATCCCCTAATGATACTACCCAAATCTCCGACGAAAGAAACAACGCCCGAGTCGTCACTGGCTCCACCGAAGTTGGGTTGCCCGTTC TTTCGACGAGCCATCAAGAGCAATCTACCGAGTCGAGAAGCAAACGCGAGGAGGCTGTGGGTGCCTCGGTTGGGGAAACTCCGGTTGGGCAACCGAATCGTCGCGATTCTTATGAGGATGGCGATGACGAGGGCTCGGGAAACAGTAGAGACGGAAGTCGAGAACGACGACGCGACGCTAGCCCGACCGAGCGACGACGTTACGATTATGATAGGAAAGGACCTTA TTACGATCGAGATCGTGAATACGACGATGATTACTACTACGATCGTCGTCGTGGTGCGGATTACGATCGTGCGTACAATTCCCGTGAAGATTTAGATCGCCGGGATGCTTCGTACAGGGAAGGCGATCGTAGACAAAACAGTAGAGACGATCTTGATCGTCACGCACGAGACGAGCCTGAGAGACGTGGCAGGTCGAAGGAAGATTTGGACGAAAGTGACGGAAGGCGAAGAGCCGATGATCGAAGACGAGGCGATCGACTAGACGATCCACGGAGGCGGGATCGCGAACCTCGTGATTTTGATTCCCGCTACTCGAGAATGGATCCACGCGATCGCGAGTACTCCGAGCGTAGGAGAGATGAACGTCGACCGCGACGATACGACGATTATGATCCGCGAGACCCTCCATCGCGAAGAGATTATTACGAAGATCCTTACGCACGAAG TTCCAGACCTTCGAGTAGATCGTCTTACAACGATCGAGATCGAGATTATTATATGCGAGCACGAGATCCTTATTACGGTTATCCTG CAGGATACAATGGATACGATTACGGAGCGAATTACAACGCAAATTACTTTTCGTACCTCGAAAATTTACGACGCACCAATCCCGCGGCGTATTCGGAATGGTATCACAAGTACTATGCAAATCAACACCAGCCACCGGTTGCCAGAACAGTTGGATCGACATATCAGGAAGACCGTGCGAGTGTCCATTCGGGACGGAGTTCCTGCGAAGATAG GACAACGACAAGCGAGAAAAGGACTCTTGGCGATTTGTCCATCCTGGAAGACTCGAGAATCGCGTCTCGGCTGACGCCTACGAAGTTCTCGACCTCTCACGTTATAG GTTCTctttcgattggatcgttgcTTCACGTACATGCCTGCTATCCGGCTGACGGGGACCGGGCCAAAGTGGACGTTCTGCGATTGGATTACCATCTCATGCACGATCCGATCGCACGCGAGCTTCGAGCGTACCCAGGACCTCTTATCAAGCAAGT GGGTGTTACTCACAAGAAAACAATCATCGATTATTGCGAATCGAAGATCAAGAAAGCAGCCATTAGTGACGAGCCCTTCGACAAAGCATCGTACATTCTTCTCTATGAGCTCATGATCATGTTGATTCAACAAAATGGG AACGTCGTCGGAGTCGATATCGCTGAGCTTTTGCTCCAAAACAAAAAGGAATATCCGTATAGCGTAACCAAGGAATCAGTGCGACGAGAGTCGACTATATCGCAAAGGTCAGGAGGCACTGGTGGTGATGAAGGATCGCCGGGACAGGAAATCGTGGAAACTGTTAAACAACGAAAAACAGTTGAGCAAACAACTGAAGAATTTAGAGATACGCTTTTGTATGGATTGGTTCAAGAAGCTTTGG AATACGCAATGGCCGAAGGTCTCTGGGGTCACGCATTGTTCCTCGCGAGTAAATTGGACAAACGTACTCACGCTTTGGTAATGACACGTTTTGCAAATAGTCTTCCAGCTCAAGATCCTCTGCAAACGCTTTACCAGCTCCATTCGGGTCGTGTACCGGCCAGTGTTACA TGCGTTTCCGATCCAAAGTGGGACGATTGGCGGCCACATTTGGCAATGATAATATCAAACACATCAGTGAATCCGGAAATAAATCGTCGTTCGATAACGACTTTGGGTGACACACTTGCGGCTCGTGGCGACATTCATGCTGCCCACTTTTGTTACATATTAGCACAATTAGATTTTGGTCCTTACGGTTCACCAGGTGTGAAGCTGGTATTGATAGGTTCGAATCACCAACGACCGTACGAGGAATTTGTAACGCCTGAAGCGATAATGTTGACAGAGATTTACGAGTACGCGCGTAATTTGAGCGAGGCAGGATTCACCATTGTGGATCTCCAGACGTTCAAATTCGAATCAGCCCGAAAGATGGTCGACTATGGTTTAATGGAAAAAGCGTTGTTGTATCTCGAGCAAATAGCTGTTAACATCGTCAACGATCCTTCCAAATACAAAGCGTCGTTCATAAGCGACGTTTACACGCTCGGAGACCGAATCAAATATCACGATCCCGTGTTCAAAGATTCTCTCGACGATGCTGCCAATCTCGTGTGGTTGAACAATCTCGCTGAAGTTTTGGATCGTTACCAAACCGGAGAGATTGTTCAGCAGGATTACAAAAATCTTCGCGTTCCCGATACTCTTGAAAATTATTCTTCTGTCGAGCAAGAATTCCGCGAAACTGTTGCACAGCCACGGGGTATCGGACGCATCGATACCAACAATTACAACGAAGGACCAACGTCTTTGATGGAAGTGCCGAATTCTGAGGATCAACAAGCCATTTGGCAGCCTCTTTCCTTACCCTCAAACGTTCAAGACCAGTACACTACGGTTGACCAAACATCTAATTATCCTCTCAGCAACGTTGACACTCGCTACAATCAACCCCAACAGTCAGATTATTGgaatcaacaaaattatggGCATCAGGATTATCAAGCCCAGGATTACAACACCGATTGGCAACAACAACCCACCAATCAGTCGCAATTTCAGAACGAACAAACGGACATTGACTCGTCTCAACAACAACAACCAACTTGGAATTACGAG TCGGAAAAGGAGGAAAGCCCGACAACGCCCGAA cCAGCTCCGACTATCTCGATGATTCCGTCGTCCGGAAAGCAGTACGATCCTTTGAAGGAGCTTGAGGCATTGGACGGGCCGATAGAACCGGCGAAAACTAGTTCGGACAACAATCAAACTGTGAACAAATcgagtgagaagaaaaatacgaacgCTGGTGGTTCGTGGTTTGGTGGACTCTTCAGCAAGCTCACGCCTAAaccaaaaaatcaaatgatctTGCCGGACGACAACAATCCAACG ATCGTTTGGGATCCGGTAGCCAAAAAATGGACGAACAAGAATGAGAATGGTAACGACGCCGGCTCGACGAGTCTCGCACCGCCACCCAAAGCGACCGACATGGGTTTTAGACCATCACAGCCCGAGGCCCAAATTGCACCACCGCAACAACAGCCACAGGAGCAACAGCAAATGCCACATCTCAATACCACCCTCGATCAGACAACTCCGAATACCACGAAAATGGTAACTGGAAGTAACATGTTCAAACTACCGAAAGGGCGAAACATGCGAGCTAATTATATCGACGTAATGAACCCTGGGGGTACGAAACCAACCGTGACGAACGCCAGTATGCCTACGCCTGCTACTTCCCCGATTGTACCTATGGCCACTTCATCACCGCAACTATTTATTCCAGCTCCAG TTAACGATCCGGCTGCACCAGTGGATTTCCTGACGCCAGCCCCAGTCCCTGGAGTTCCTGGAAACCAGGGCGAAAACAACTCTCAAGGG TCGGAGATGCAGAATGACGTAGCCAAATAA